The Pseudopipra pipra isolate bDixPip1 unplaced genomic scaffold, bDixPip1.hap1 HAP1_SCAFFOLD_107, whole genome shotgun sequence region GGCTCCTGCAGAGATTGAATAAAAGCTCATTTCCTGACTGTATTTGCCCGCGGTCTTGCCCCTCTTTTGACTCGCGCAGCACCATCCGGTTGGAGCAtttcttggtttcctcccctgtagccgtttccctcccaggcagggcctTCCCCGTCTGCAAATaaagaggaaatgtttcaacGGGATTTTGAAAACCAGAGGGTTTGCCCCGGGAGGGTGCGAGTTGCCGAGAAAGcggggcagaggaaggagagcctcAGGTCTCACCTGGCTGGTGTCAGATGAGCCGCACCTTCTGGATGGCAGGGCAAAGAACTGCTGTCGGTAATTGCCGAAGTtccgcaggcagagctgggagcagcctgtgcccgaGCCGCGGCACggtcagtgccagctcctggggccgcctgtggacagacacagggacacggggacaaaCGAGCAGCTCTGCTCGGGGTCCCGGAGCACGGGAGGaacggggaaagggctgccgCCGTTCTTCCCTCCCCGGCAGGCCCCCAGCTCCCCGCGGCCGGAGCGGGCCCGTGGCCGGAGCCCCGGGGGGCCCCCGAGCCCTCGTTCccggggggccctgggggtgggCACTCCTGGGCGCGTAGGGGCCGACCGCACCCGCTCCCGGGTTCGCCCCGGGAGCGGGTGCGGTGGCCTCGGGGGTGCCCGAGCGGGGAAGCTCCGATCCCGCGGGGGGTACGGGCGGCACCCCTcctcgggggtcccggggccggcccggcgtgtccccgcgccccggccggtcccagccccggctccgcgTCTACACGACGAACGCGCCGCCGTTCTCCCCCGACCgggccccggcagagccccggcccgagcggccccgccgcgctcggccccagcgcccggccCGGAGCGGCTCTTCTCGCCCGCGTTGCCGGGGCACAGGCGGCGAGGCCGGGCTGGGATGAGCCCGGCACCGATCCTGGTCCCCGTCCGGATGccgagccccatcccagccccaaaccaaccTCGCTCCTCCGGTCGCGGTCCCGGTCCTGGCCCCGATCCTTGTCCCGGTCCTCCTGCCGAGCTCCATCGCCACCCTCGGTCCTCCGACGCGCCGATCGCTCCCGCAGCATCCCGGTCCGAGGTTCCTCCACAAACTCGGGACGAGCGCGGCTCTGCCGGCTTTAAacggcgcggccggggcggggccggggcggggccggggcggagcggggcccgcaCAGGTGTGCGAGGCGGGGCCCGTCCAGgtgcgcggggcggggacgggcagggGGCGGGTCGGGGCGGGGGTATTTAAGCGCCGGAACTCGCCCCCGCTGCCGTTTGCTCGGGCAGTgcgcggggaggcagcagcgccGCGGGAGCCTCTCGCTGCCGCggcccttttttttcttttgcttttgtttttgtctttcttttgcttttccctctttttttcgtcccctcccttcctccccaccctccacccGCTCCCCGCACGCCGCCTCTCCCCGGCCGCTGTcgctgccctcctgcacagcccggcccccccacctgcccccggccccccctgcctgcccctgctcccccctcgcTGCTCCGCTGCACAGCCCGACCTGCCCGCACCCCCGCTCCGTCCTTGCCCCCCCGCCCGTCCCGTccgtccccctgtcccccgggCCGTGTCCCCGCAGCCGCGGGCTTGGGGGCGCCGCTTTAATAAAGCCGCGAGGGCCGGAGCCGGCGccccccctggatcccccttTCCACGGGGCCGGGCCCGCTCGGCGGGTCCCCCCTGCAGTTCACAAGCACCGCCCGacaccgccggggctccggcccGTCCCGACATCACACGGGGGGCTCCGCGGGCGGGGGGACGAGGGGgtggcggggggggcaggggatgagggtcccctccggaggagggggctcgggggggacgaggggcaggcggggggggcaggggatgagggtcccctccggaggagggggctcggggaggtgggcgggggcagggggggctcggggaggggggcagggggcagggggatcCCCTCCGGAGGAGTGGGGTCCTCgggtgggaggggtcagaggggggaattcctcccactgatccctcccaccccgggactccGTCCCTCGGGGGGCGATCGGGGGCGGGGCCCCCTCCGGAgaagggggtcccggggtgggaggggggagttTTCCCCCTGTCGggcccctcccaccccgggactccccgccctgaggggtGGCCTGGGGACCccctccagggcagtggggtcccgcggtgggaggggtcagaggggcGAACTCCTCCCACtgatccctcccaccccggga contains the following coding sequences:
- the LOC135407955 gene encoding uncharacterized protein LOC135407955 isoform X2 → MLRERSARRRTEGGDGARQEDRDKDRGQDRDRDRRSEAAPGAGTDRAAARAQAAPSSACGTSAITDSSSLPCHPEGAAHLTPARRGRPCLGGKRLQGRKPRNAPTGWCCASQKRGKTAGKYSQEMSFYSISAGALRSHGPEGARPAGLCPAGDGHQFIAALLREVFRPRPGFTQRLQRCSCGIRAHFRDKGAKRVRRDPSLRGKGVWSSVAAWSRLRGSVSSR
- the LOC135407955 gene encoding uncharacterized protein LOC135407955 isoform X1; its protein translation is MLRERSARRRTEGGDGARQEDRDKDRGQDRDRDRRSEAAPGAGTDRAAARAQAAPSSACGTSAITDSSSLPCHPEGAAHLTPARRGRPCLGGKRLQGRKPRNAPTGWCCASQKRGKTAGKYSQEMSFYSISAGALRSHGPEGARPAGLCPAGDGHQFIAALLREVFRPRPGFTQRLQRCSCGIRAHFRDKGAKRVRRDPSLRGKGVWSSVAAWSRLRGSVSSSFPGRRTGTHSHQGLTVPCSQSSAHSQRGNSSI